Proteins encoded together in one Corallococcus silvisoli window:
- the kce gene encoding 3-keto-5-aminohexanoate cleavage enzyme has product MSRPMVLTAAMVGAETTREQTPHLPITAEEIAEDAAKCREAGAAMVHLHVRTADGKPSQDAELFRAAIRAIRKRTDVLVQVSTGGAVGMGVDERCGGLTLTGADKPDMATLTTGTVNFGEEVFWNPRPLVRDIAKRIRAIGLKPELECFDVGMIDEARYLAKEGLVELPAHFDFVLGVPGTLQARPEVLDFMIASLPEGSSWTVAGVGRQQLPFVDEAAKRGGNARVGLEDNIYLSKGVLAKGNFELVAEAAKRARAAGREPATPEQARQLLRLG; this is encoded by the coding sequence ATGAGCCGGCCCATGGTCCTCACGGCGGCGATGGTGGGCGCGGAGACGACGCGCGAGCAGACGCCGCACCTGCCCATCACCGCGGAGGAGATCGCGGAGGACGCGGCGAAGTGCCGTGAGGCGGGCGCGGCCATGGTGCACCTGCATGTGCGCACGGCGGACGGCAAGCCGTCGCAGGACGCGGAGCTGTTCCGAGCGGCCATCCGCGCCATCCGCAAGCGCACGGACGTGCTCGTCCAGGTGTCCACGGGAGGCGCGGTAGGCATGGGCGTGGACGAGCGGTGCGGCGGGCTGACGCTCACCGGCGCGGACAAGCCGGACATGGCCACGCTGACCACGGGCACGGTCAACTTCGGGGAAGAGGTGTTCTGGAACCCGAGGCCGCTGGTGCGCGACATCGCGAAGCGCATCCGCGCGATTGGCCTCAAGCCGGAGCTGGAGTGCTTCGACGTGGGGATGATCGACGAGGCGCGCTACCTGGCGAAGGAGGGGCTGGTGGAGCTGCCGGCGCACTTCGATTTCGTGCTGGGCGTGCCGGGCACGCTCCAGGCGCGGCCGGAGGTGCTGGACTTCATGATCGCCTCGCTGCCGGAGGGGAGCTCCTGGACGGTGGCGGGCGTGGGGCGCCAGCAGCTCCCGTTCGTGGACGAGGCCGCGAAGCGCGGCGGCAACGCGCGCGTCGGCCTGGAGGACAACATCTACCTGTCCAAGGGCGTGCTCGCGAAGGGCAACTTCGAGCTGGTGGCGGAGGCCGCGAAGCGCGCCCGCGCCGCGGGCCGTGAGCCCGCGACGCCGGAGCAGGCCCGGCAGCTGCTGCGCCTGGGCTGA
- the kal gene encoding 3-aminobutyryl-CoA ammonia lyase produces the protein MSTGVKAVLRLRMGSHDAHYGGNLVDGARMLGLFGDVATELCIRSDGDEGLFRAYDSVEFLAPVYAGDFIEAEGEILSAGNTSRKMRFEARKVIRPRPDVNDSAADVLPEAVVVCRATGTCVVPKDKQRGQR, from the coding sequence GTGAGCACTGGCGTGAAGGCGGTTCTGCGGCTGCGCATGGGCAGCCATGACGCGCACTACGGCGGCAACCTGGTGGACGGGGCGCGGATGCTCGGCCTGTTCGGGGACGTGGCCACGGAGCTGTGCATCCGCTCGGACGGCGACGAGGGCCTGTTTCGCGCCTACGACTCCGTGGAGTTCCTGGCGCCGGTGTACGCGGGCGACTTCATCGAGGCGGAAGGGGAGATCCTCAGCGCGGGCAACACGTCCCGCAAGATGCGCTTCGAGGCGCGCAAGGTCATCCGTCCGCGTCCGGACGTGAATGACTCGGCGGCGGATGTGCTGCCGGAGGCCGTGGTGGTGTGCCGGGCGACGGGCACGTGCGTGGTCCCCAAGGACAAGCAGCGGGGGCAGCGATGA
- the kamE gene encoding lysine 5,6-aminomutase subunit beta — MVKPSKQIIRPYGDRRDDGMVQLSFTLPVPLSEKAKEAAAQFTKKMGFTDVKVAAAERAADQYTFFVVYARSSVALDYAEIDVPEVVVRKMGFDDLNALIKEKVRRRIVVFGACTGTDTHTVGIDAILNMKGYAGDYGLERYPGFEAFNLGSQVPNEDLIKKATAKHADAILVSQVVTQRDVHKDNSRQFIDAAKAAGIHGKTLLLLGGPRVDHKLALELGFDAGFGPGTKPSDVANYIVHAVMKKEGTESQDSHYQGEPT, encoded by the coding sequence ATGGTGAAGCCGAGCAAGCAGATCATCCGCCCCTACGGCGACCGTCGCGACGACGGGATGGTGCAGCTGTCGTTCACGCTGCCCGTGCCGCTGTCGGAGAAGGCGAAGGAGGCCGCCGCCCAGTTCACGAAGAAGATGGGCTTCACGGACGTGAAGGTGGCGGCCGCCGAACGCGCGGCGGACCAGTACACCTTCTTCGTCGTCTACGCCCGCTCCAGCGTGGCCCTGGACTACGCGGAGATCGACGTGCCTGAGGTGGTGGTGCGCAAGATGGGGTTCGACGACCTCAACGCGCTCATCAAGGAGAAGGTGCGCCGCCGCATCGTCGTGTTCGGAGCGTGCACCGGGACGGACACGCACACGGTGGGCATTGACGCCATCCTGAACATGAAGGGCTACGCGGGCGACTACGGCCTGGAGCGCTACCCGGGCTTCGAGGCCTTCAACCTGGGCAGCCAGGTGCCCAACGAGGACCTCATCAAGAAGGCCACCGCGAAGCACGCGGACGCCATCCTGGTGTCGCAGGTCGTCACGCAGCGCGACGTGCACAAGGACAACTCGCGCCAGTTCATCGACGCGGCGAAGGCGGCCGGCATCCACGGCAAGACGCTCTTGCTGTTGGGCGGGCCGCGCGTGGACCACAAGCTGGCGCTGGAGCTGGGCTTCGACGCGGGCTTCGGGCCGGGCACCAAGCCGTCGGACGTGGCGAACTACATCGTGCACGCGGTGATGAAGAAAGAGGGCACGGAGTCCCAGGACTCCCACTACCAGGGAGAACCCACGTGA
- the kamD gene encoding lysine 5,6-aminomutase subunit alpha — protein sequence MSGPFIDDARIAEARKLAAEIVNPIFDLIQHNTTVSNERTVLRFFGISGAGARGVPLTNLMVDKLKSAGVLNRGAAYWYGRALQLGARSPLEAVERLTALPMDKMGPLSPEMEANLRDEVRAEARAAMTELKARIAQRNALREQFPMSPAPHKYVIVATGNIYDDVDQARAAAQAGADVIAVIRSTAQSLLDYVPHGATTEGYGGTYATQENFRVMREALDDESRKLKRYIQLTNYSSGLCMSEIAFCAAYEKLDMLLNDAMYGILFRDINMRRTFIDQYFSRRICALAGIIINTGEDNYITTADAYDAAHTVIASQFINESFAKRAGLKDWQLGIGHSYEIDPYRDDTLLLELSQAMLVRRCFPDAPLKYMPPTKHKETDIFFSHAYDVMADLVAIWTRQGIQLLGMMTEAMHTPLLADRYVALKSASYIHRAARGIDEEFTVREDGKIANRAREVFAKAEELLRECHSEGMVAAIGKGRFGDVKREETGGKGLDGVLEKAPDYFNPFLEMLEAS from the coding sequence ATGTCAGGCCCGTTTATCGACGACGCGCGGATTGCCGAGGCGCGCAAGCTGGCGGCCGAGATCGTCAATCCGATCTTCGACCTCATCCAACACAACACCACCGTCTCCAATGAGCGCACCGTGCTGCGCTTCTTTGGGATCTCCGGTGCGGGCGCGCGCGGCGTGCCGCTCACCAACCTGATGGTGGACAAGCTGAAGTCCGCCGGGGTGCTCAACCGGGGCGCCGCGTACTGGTATGGCCGGGCGCTGCAACTGGGCGCCCGCAGCCCGCTGGAGGCCGTGGAGCGCCTCACCGCGCTGCCCATGGACAAGATGGGCCCCCTGTCGCCGGAGATGGAGGCGAACCTGCGCGACGAGGTGCGCGCGGAGGCCCGGGCGGCGATGACGGAGCTGAAGGCGCGCATCGCCCAGCGCAACGCCCTGCGCGAACAGTTCCCCATGTCGCCCGCGCCGCACAAGTACGTCATCGTGGCCACCGGCAACATCTACGACGACGTGGATCAGGCCCGCGCGGCGGCCCAGGCGGGCGCGGACGTCATCGCGGTCATCCGTTCCACGGCGCAGTCGCTCTTGGACTACGTGCCCCACGGCGCGACGACGGAGGGCTACGGCGGCACCTACGCCACCCAGGAGAACTTCCGCGTGATGCGCGAGGCCCTGGACGACGAGAGCCGCAAGCTCAAGCGCTACATCCAGCTCACCAACTACTCGTCCGGCCTCTGCATGTCGGAGATCGCCTTCTGCGCGGCCTACGAGAAGCTGGACATGCTGCTCAACGACGCGATGTACGGAATCCTGTTCCGGGACATCAACATGCGCCGGACGTTCATCGACCAGTACTTCAGCCGCCGCATCTGCGCCCTGGCCGGCATCATCATCAACACCGGCGAGGACAACTACATCACCACCGCGGACGCGTACGACGCGGCCCACACCGTGATCGCCAGCCAGTTCATCAACGAGTCCTTCGCCAAGCGCGCGGGCCTGAAGGACTGGCAGCTGGGCATTGGCCACTCGTACGAGATCGATCCGTACCGGGACGACACGCTCCTGCTGGAGCTGTCCCAGGCGATGCTCGTGCGCCGCTGCTTCCCGGACGCGCCGCTCAAGTACATGCCGCCCACGAAGCACAAGGAGACGGACATCTTCTTCAGCCACGCGTACGACGTGATGGCGGACCTGGTGGCCATCTGGACGCGGCAGGGCATCCAGCTGCTCGGGATGATGACGGAGGCCATGCACACACCGCTGCTCGCGGACCGGTACGTGGCGCTCAAGTCCGCGTCGTACATCCACCGCGCGGCGCGCGGCATCGACGAGGAGTTCACCGTCCGCGAGGACGGGAAGATCGCCAACCGGGCGCGCGAGGTCTTCGCCAAGGCGGAGGAGCTGCTGCGCGAGTGCCACTCGGAGGGCATGGTGGCCGCCATCGGCAAGGGGCGCTTCGGTGACGTGAAGCGCGAGGAGACCGGTGGCAAGGGCCTGGACGGCGTGCTGGAGAAGGCGCCGGATTACTTCAACCCGTTCCTGGAAATGCTGGAGGCGTCATGA
- a CDS encoding catalase has protein sequence MNRRSLLLAILLSGTPALAAGNPPPITTDSGAPLGTNQNSKTAGPRGGVLLEDFALIEKLARFDRERIPERVVHARGVGAYGTFESYGDFSGLTRASVFSQKGKKTPMFVRFSTVIHPSGSPETLRDPRGFALKFYTDEGNWDLVGNNLPVFFIRDAIKFPDMVHSLKPSPVTNRQDPNRFFDFFSHQPEATHMITQLYSDLGIPASYRQMDGNGVHAFKFVNAKGQVKYVKFNWKSQQGVKGLTVEEATKLGGQDFQHATHDLYTNIQAGKFPSWELSVQVLDPKDLDGFSFDPLDATKEWPKDKLPPVKLGKFTLNKMPDNFFEETEQSAFSPGVTPPGIEPSEDRLLQGRLFSYADTQRYRIGANYLSLSVNHARSAVNNNNQGGALNSGNTKSDVNYEPSITNETSDTPSALLSSAPLSGTTQQRAIDKTDNFSQAGAFYAALDAGGKERLIQNLAGDLGQVRDAKVRARMVGFFYTANADYGTRLAKAVNVKVDDAKAAIAPLATRDQP, from the coding sequence TTGAACCGACGCTCCCTGCTGCTCGCGATCCTGCTGTCTGGCACTCCCGCCCTGGCCGCCGGCAATCCTCCTCCCATCACCACCGACTCTGGCGCGCCCCTGGGCACGAACCAGAACTCCAAGACCGCGGGCCCTCGGGGCGGCGTGCTCCTGGAGGACTTCGCCCTCATCGAGAAGCTGGCGCGCTTCGACCGCGAGCGCATCCCGGAGCGCGTGGTGCACGCGCGCGGCGTGGGCGCCTACGGCACCTTCGAAAGCTACGGTGACTTCTCCGGCCTCACGCGCGCCTCCGTCTTCTCCCAGAAGGGCAAGAAGACGCCGATGTTCGTGCGCTTCTCCACGGTCATCCACCCCAGCGGTTCACCGGAGACGCTGCGCGATCCGCGCGGCTTCGCGCTGAAGTTCTACACGGACGAGGGCAACTGGGACCTGGTCGGCAACAACCTGCCCGTGTTCTTCATCCGCGACGCCATCAAGTTCCCGGACATGGTGCATTCGCTGAAGCCGTCCCCGGTCACCAACCGGCAGGACCCGAACCGCTTCTTCGACTTCTTCAGCCACCAGCCTGAAGCCACGCACATGATCACCCAGCTCTATTCGGACCTGGGCATCCCGGCGAGCTACCGGCAGATGGACGGCAACGGCGTGCACGCGTTCAAGTTCGTCAACGCCAAGGGCCAGGTGAAGTACGTCAAGTTCAACTGGAAGTCGCAGCAGGGCGTGAAGGGCCTCACCGTGGAGGAGGCCACGAAGCTGGGCGGGCAGGACTTCCAGCACGCCACGCATGACCTCTACACGAACATCCAGGCCGGCAAGTTCCCCTCGTGGGAGCTGAGCGTGCAGGTGCTGGATCCCAAGGACCTGGACGGCTTCTCGTTCGATCCGCTGGACGCGACCAAGGAGTGGCCCAAGGACAAGCTGCCGCCGGTGAAGCTGGGCAAGTTCACCCTCAACAAGATGCCGGACAACTTCTTCGAGGAGACGGAGCAGTCCGCGTTCTCCCCGGGCGTGACGCCGCCGGGCATCGAGCCGTCCGAGGACCGGCTGCTGCAGGGCCGCCTCTTCTCCTACGCGGACACGCAGCGCTACCGCATTGGCGCCAACTACCTGTCGCTGTCCGTGAACCACGCGCGCAGCGCGGTGAACAACAACAACCAGGGGGGCGCGCTGAACAGCGGCAACACGAAGTCGGACGTGAACTACGAGCCCAGCATCACGAACGAGACGTCGGACACGCCCTCCGCGCTCCTCTCCAGCGCGCCCCTGTCCGGCACCACGCAGCAGCGGGCCATCGACAAGACGGACAACTTCTCCCAGGCGGGCGCCTTCTACGCGGCGCTCGACGCGGGCGGCAAGGAGCGGCTCATCCAGAACCTGGCCGGCGACCTGGGCCAGGTGCGCGACGCGAAGGTCCGCGCGCGCATGGTCGGCTTCTTCTACACGGCCAACGCGGACTACGGCACGCGGCTGGCCAAGGCCGTGAACGTGAAGGTGGACGACGCGAAGGCCGCCATCGCGCCGCTCGCCACGCGCGACCAGCCGTGA
- a CDS encoding ankyrin repeat domain-containing protein: MLRKLLLGSLGLLTLVCTLLVAAWMSLRAPAAPTGRLLATSDAERYLLAAAREGETDIVTGLVKAGTPVEARDNRGFSPLILAAYHGHTDTVRALLAAGADACAGDNRGNTALMGAAFKGYADVVKLLNAQPCAVDQTNRLGQTALMFAVLFGRTEVADALRHRGASPSLRDTSGRSADDWAQTQVPAAPVAPASTPTAQVR; the protein is encoded by the coding sequence ATGCTTCGCAAGCTGCTGCTGGGTTCGTTGGGTCTGTTGACGCTGGTGTGCACGCTGCTCGTCGCCGCGTGGATGTCCCTGCGCGCACCGGCGGCCCCCACCGGACGACTGCTCGCCACCAGCGACGCGGAGCGCTACCTGCTCGCCGCCGCGCGCGAGGGAGAGACGGACATCGTCACCGGGCTCGTCAAGGCCGGCACGCCCGTGGAGGCCCGCGACAACCGCGGCTTCTCCCCCCTCATCCTCGCCGCCTACCACGGCCACACGGACACGGTGAGGGCGCTGCTCGCCGCCGGGGCCGACGCGTGCGCGGGCGACAACCGGGGCAACACCGCCCTCATGGGCGCCGCCTTCAAGGGCTACGCGGACGTCGTGAAGCTCCTGAACGCCCAGCCCTGCGCTGTGGACCAGACCAACCGCCTGGGCCAGACCGCCCTGATGTTCGCCGTCCTCTTCGGCCGCACCGAGGTCGCCGACGCGCTCCGCCACCGCGGCGCCTCCCCCTCCCTGCGCGACACCAGCGGCCGCTCCGCCGACGACTGGGCCCAGACCCAGGTCCCCGCGGCCCCCGTCGCGCCCGCCTCCACCCCTACGGCTCAGGTGCGCTGA
- a CDS encoding glycosyl hydrolase family 18 protein, with protein sequence MGLTLVVMLSGCDFGGGPDKPEVPLTAPEAPKQVVAQPGDASALVTWSVPPSDGGSPLLYYVVRCVPECGGALVKVPDTQAMVRGLNNGLTYVFKVAAVNAMGEGTASVETDLVTPQAGMSIPNPTAPGQPRSVVPTAGNGQAYVSWLAPASYGGRPLSYFKVMTEPSGRVQRVDAPASGMLIDGLANGTAYTFTVCAANEVGEGPCVRTASAVTPRPGGAPASWVMGYWVGYQRDLYPVDAVDMSLLTHVVVGRIRPRIDGTLYTDFDVDAIEGPKMAKALAQRAHQAGKKALLMLGGMGEYDGFKAATETLEKRRNLVRNIINVMRELEFDGVDVDWEPILLPQDSAPVLALLDELRAADEKIILTVPVGWVNSNFTLGKVDAEFHRQLAARVDQMNVMAYKMSGHWGQWESWHSSALFGENSGHPSSVASSVQAFLDAGVPPQRLGVGIGFFGTCWQGVTEPGTPLDGRPDVKEEQSDNAMSYANIQSLYYSPEAYRWDERAKVPYLSFPTAFGPQSCNYISYEDIPSVTEKGRWAREKGLGGGIIWTINQGHFRQALAGQQDPLMRATHTAFLQP encoded by the coding sequence GTGGGTCTGACCCTCGTGGTGATGTTGAGCGGTTGCGATTTCGGCGGGGGGCCGGACAAGCCGGAGGTGCCGCTCACGGCGCCGGAAGCCCCGAAGCAGGTGGTCGCGCAGCCGGGGGATGCGTCCGCGTTGGTGACATGGTCGGTGCCCCCCAGCGACGGTGGCAGCCCGCTGCTCTACTACGTGGTGCGCTGCGTGCCCGAGTGCGGCGGCGCGCTGGTGAAGGTGCCGGACACGCAGGCGATGGTGCGGGGCCTGAACAACGGCCTCACCTACGTCTTCAAGGTCGCGGCGGTGAACGCGATGGGCGAAGGCACCGCCTCGGTGGAGACAGACCTGGTGACGCCGCAGGCGGGGATGAGCATCCCGAACCCCACGGCGCCGGGACAGCCGCGCTCGGTGGTGCCCACCGCGGGCAATGGCCAGGCGTACGTGAGCTGGCTGGCGCCGGCGAGCTACGGCGGCCGGCCGCTGTCGTACTTCAAGGTGATGACGGAGCCGAGCGGCCGGGTGCAGCGCGTGGACGCGCCCGCGTCGGGCATGCTCATCGACGGCCTCGCGAACGGGACGGCGTACACCTTCACCGTCTGCGCGGCCAACGAGGTGGGAGAAGGCCCGTGCGTGCGCACGGCCTCGGCGGTGACGCCGCGTCCCGGGGGCGCGCCCGCCAGCTGGGTGATGGGCTACTGGGTGGGCTACCAGCGCGACCTGTACCCCGTGGACGCGGTGGACATGTCGCTGCTCACGCACGTGGTGGTGGGCCGCATCCGTCCGCGCATCGACGGCACGCTCTATACGGACTTCGACGTGGACGCCATCGAGGGTCCCAAGATGGCGAAGGCGCTGGCGCAGCGCGCGCATCAGGCCGGCAAGAAGGCGCTGCTGATGCTGGGCGGCATGGGTGAGTACGACGGCTTCAAGGCGGCGACGGAGACGCTGGAGAAGCGCCGCAACCTGGTGCGCAACATCATCAACGTGATGCGCGAGCTGGAGTTCGACGGCGTGGACGTGGACTGGGAGCCCATCCTCCTGCCGCAGGACAGCGCGCCGGTGCTGGCCCTCCTGGATGAGCTGCGCGCCGCGGATGAGAAGATCATCCTCACGGTGCCCGTGGGCTGGGTGAACTCCAACTTCACGCTGGGCAAGGTGGACGCGGAGTTCCACCGCCAGCTGGCGGCCCGCGTCGACCAGATGAACGTCATGGCCTACAAGATGAGCGGCCACTGGGGGCAGTGGGAGAGCTGGCACTCCAGCGCGCTGTTCGGTGAGAACTCCGGCCACCCCAGCTCCGTCGCCAGCTCCGTGCAGGCGTTCCTGGACGCGGGCGTCCCGCCGCAGCGCCTGGGCGTGGGCATCGGCTTCTTCGGCACCTGCTGGCAGGGCGTCACGGAGCCGGGCACGCCGCTGGACGGGCGGCCGGACGTGAAGGAGGAGCAGAGCGACAACGCGATGAGCTACGCCAACATCCAGTCGCTCTACTACTCGCCGGAGGCGTACCGCTGGGATGAGCGGGCCAAGGTGCCCTACCTCTCCTTCCCCACCGCGTTCGGCCCGCAGTCGTGCAACTACATCTCCTACGAGGACATCCCGTCCGTCACGGAGAAGGGCCGCTGGGCGCGCGAGAAGGGCCTGGGAGGCGGCATCATCTGGACCATCAACCAGGGCCACTTCCGGCAGGCCCTGGCAGGCCAGCAGGACCCGCTGATGCGGGCCACGCACACGGCCTTCCTCCAGCCCTAG
- the kdd gene encoding L-erythro-3,5-diaminohexanoate dehydrogenase yields the protein MGTDSYGLSRVVGEKGVLPQRARKLDPSLPCREAELLIDVESLNIDAASFKQIKDDVGGDPARIAGRIQDIVRERGKMQNPVTGSGGMLIGRVKELGAKHPANGVLKPGDRIATLVSLTLTPLVIDEVKAVHVDIDRVDIRGHALLFASGIYAKLPEDMPDTLSLAALDVCGAPALVARHVRPGMTVAVLGAGKSGALCLAQARRSLESRGRLLALDISQKALDALSAIGLCDEALKVDATQGVDVMEAVRKATDGQLCDLVVNCASVGNTEMASLLSVKDGGTVIFFSMATSFTTAALGAEGVGKDVTMLVGNGYVPGHATLTLELLRTEPSLRQLFESRYV from the coding sequence ATGGGAACGGATTCGTACGGATTGTCGCGCGTCGTCGGTGAGAAGGGCGTACTGCCGCAGCGCGCGCGCAAGCTGGACCCCTCGCTGCCGTGCCGCGAGGCGGAGCTGCTCATCGACGTGGAGAGCCTCAACATCGACGCGGCGTCCTTCAAGCAGATCAAGGACGACGTGGGCGGTGACCCCGCGCGCATCGCGGGGCGCATCCAGGACATCGTGCGCGAGCGCGGCAAGATGCAGAACCCCGTCACCGGCTCGGGCGGGATGCTCATTGGCCGCGTGAAGGAGCTGGGCGCGAAGCACCCCGCCAACGGCGTGCTCAAGCCGGGGGACCGCATCGCCACCCTGGTGAGCCTGACGCTCACGCCGCTCGTCATCGACGAGGTGAAGGCGGTGCACGTGGACATCGACCGGGTGGACATCCGGGGGCACGCGCTGCTCTTCGCGAGCGGCATCTACGCGAAGCTGCCGGAGGACATGCCGGACACGCTGTCGCTGGCGGCGCTGGACGTGTGCGGCGCGCCCGCGCTGGTGGCGCGCCACGTGCGCCCGGGCATGACGGTGGCGGTGCTGGGCGCGGGCAAGAGCGGGGCCCTGTGCCTCGCGCAGGCGCGCCGCAGCCTGGAGAGCCGCGGCCGGCTGCTCGCGCTGGACATCTCCCAGAAGGCGCTGGACGCGCTGTCCGCCATCGGCCTGTGCGACGAGGCGCTGAAGGTGGATGCCACCCAGGGCGTGGACGTGATGGAGGCCGTGCGGAAGGCGACGGACGGTCAGCTCTGCGACCTGGTCGTCAACTGCGCCAGCGTGGGCAACACGGAGATGGCGTCCCTGCTGTCCGTGAAGGACGGCGGCACGGTCATCTTCTTCTCCATGGCCACCAGCTTCACCACGGCGGCCCTGGGCGCGGAGGGCGTGGGCAAGGACGTCACCATGCTCGTGGGCAATGGCTACGTGCCCGGCCACGCGACCCTCACGCTGGAGCTCCTGCGCACGGAACCGTCGCTGCGCCAGCTCTTCGAGTCCCGCTACGTCTAG
- a CDS encoding alpha/beta hydrolase, giving the protein MKGVLETREVQSPALENNPLGDPARRRLTVYLPPGYAEGTQRYPVVHFLHAFGNGAGSWTNASGFSPSVPDRLDALIEQGAIPPVIGVFPDAWTKLGGSQWVNSDAIGRYRDYLVKDVVGFVDRTFRTLPKAASRAVVGHSSGGYGALVMGRYHPEVFSLVGAHAPDSYFEYSYMPDLPKAAAALLKAGGVESWVTELRQRARDTKVRGDDFPVINILAMAAAYSPKKGEPLNLELPFEQHNARLRLDVWNRWLVHDPVRFVPKFLDSFRKLKTVYLDAGTRDEFNLRWGTRMVADDLKGGGVDVVHEEFEDGHSGVSYRFERSLAVLVPRLTQD; this is encoded by the coding sequence ATGAAGGGAGTGCTCGAGACGCGCGAAGTGCAGTCGCCCGCGCTGGAGAACAATCCGCTGGGAGATCCGGCCCGCCGCCGGCTCACCGTGTACCTGCCGCCGGGCTACGCCGAGGGCACCCAGCGCTACCCGGTCGTCCACTTCCTGCACGCCTTCGGCAACGGCGCCGGCTCCTGGACGAACGCGTCCGGCTTCTCGCCCTCCGTGCCGGACCGCCTGGATGCGCTCATCGAACAGGGCGCCATTCCCCCCGTCATCGGCGTGTTCCCGGACGCGTGGACGAAGCTGGGCGGCAGCCAGTGGGTGAACAGCGACGCCATCGGCCGCTACCGCGACTACCTGGTCAAGGACGTCGTCGGGTTCGTGGACCGCACCTTCCGCACGCTGCCCAAGGCGGCCTCGCGCGCGGTGGTGGGCCACAGCTCCGGCGGCTACGGCGCGCTGGTGATGGGCCGCTACCACCCGGAGGTCTTCTCCCTGGTGGGCGCGCACGCGCCGGACTCCTACTTCGAGTATTCCTACATGCCCGACCTGCCCAAGGCGGCCGCCGCGCTGTTGAAGGCGGGCGGCGTGGAGTCCTGGGTGACGGAGCTGCGTCAGCGCGCGCGCGACACCAAGGTGCGCGGCGACGACTTCCCGGTCATCAACATCCTGGCGATGGCGGCGGCGTACTCGCCGAAGAAGGGCGAGCCGCTCAACCTGGAGCTGCCCTTCGAACAGCACAACGCGAGGCTGCGCCTGGACGTGTGGAACCGGTGGCTGGTGCACGACCCGGTGCGCTTCGTGCCCAAGTTCCTGGACTCCTTCCGCAAGCTGAAGACCGTCTATCTGGACGCCGGCACCCGCGACGAGTTCAACCTGCGCTGGGGGACGCGCATGGTGGCGGACGACCTCAAGGGCGGCGGCGTGGACGTGGTGCACGAGGAGTTCGAGGACGGGCACTCGGGCGTGTCGTACCGCTTCGAGCGGTCGCTCGCGGTGCTGGTGCCGCGCCTGACGCAGGACTGA
- a CDS encoding uracil-DNA glycosylase — MTDDTLDSAQELADVLQDVRRHLLWQEETGGRALLVDARVAAELQQQRAAASSVRSMIARARPPEPAVAPPAPRPPVESPSRDTLHAAMKQPLGAPRPPPPAPPPVMASRPLAADEGAPRAAPAPSPGMLLDVPRTTPRSSGALPGVVEGERPTLDQIRRELGDCRRCKLCTGRKNIVFGSGNPRADLVFVGEGPGENEDIQGVPFVGAAGDLLTKMIGAMGFTRDDVYICNVVKCRPPGNRNPEPDEIAACEPFLRSQLLALQPKVIVALGKFAAQTLLRDTTPITRMRGAWREYEGIRLMPTFHPAYLLRNSAEKRKAWEDLQQVMKLFGKHPGSSA; from the coding sequence GTGACCGACGACACGCTCGATTCCGCGCAGGAGCTGGCCGACGTGCTCCAGGACGTGCGCCGCCACCTCCTCTGGCAGGAGGAGACCGGTGGCCGCGCCCTCCTCGTGGACGCGAGGGTCGCCGCCGAGCTCCAGCAGCAGCGCGCGGCCGCCTCGTCGGTGCGCTCGATGATCGCCCGAGCCCGGCCCCCCGAGCCGGCCGTCGCCCCCCCGGCACCCCGGCCCCCGGTGGAGTCCCCCTCGCGCGACACCCTGCACGCCGCGATGAAGCAGCCGCTGGGCGCCCCCCGCCCCCCGCCCCCCGCTCCGCCTCCGGTGATGGCCTCGCGCCCCCTGGCCGCCGACGAGGGAGCCCCGCGCGCCGCGCCAGCGCCGTCCCCGGGGATGCTGTTGGACGTGCCCCGGACGACGCCCCGCTCCAGCGGCGCGCTGCCCGGCGTCGTGGAGGGCGAGCGCCCCACGTTGGATCAGATCCGCCGCGAGCTGGGCGACTGCCGCCGCTGCAAGCTGTGCACGGGCCGCAAGAACATCGTGTTCGGCTCCGGCAACCCGCGCGCGGACCTGGTGTTCGTGGGCGAGGGCCCCGGTGAGAACGAGGACATCCAGGGCGTGCCCTTCGTGGGCGCCGCGGGCGACCTGCTCACCAAGATGATCGGCGCCATGGGCTTCACCCGCGATGACGTCTACATCTGCAACGTCGTGAAGTGCCGCCCGCCGGGCAACCGCAACCCGGAGCCGGACGAGATCGCCGCGTGCGAACCGTTCCTGCGCTCCCAGTTGCTCGCGCTCCAGCCGAAGGTGATCGTCGCGCTGGGCAAGTTCGCGGCGCAGACGCTGCTGCGCGACACCACGCCCATCACCCGCATGCGGGGCGCGTGGCGCGAATACGAGGGCATCCGGCTCATGCCCACCTTCCACCCGGCCTACCTGCTGCGCAACAGCGCGGAGAAGCGCAAGGCGTGGGAGGACCTGCAACAGGTGATGAAGCTGTTCGGCAAGCATCCGGGCTCCAGCGCGTGA